The following are encoded together in the Glycine max cultivar Williams 82 chromosome 8, Glycine_max_v4.0, whole genome shotgun sequence genome:
- the LOC100813349 gene encoding U-box domain-containing protein 8, whose translation MATHLPDYFKCPISLEIMSDPVILSSGHTFDRSSIQRWLDAGHRTCPITKLPLPDHPSLIPNHALRSLISNYTFLSPLHQTISQPETLISTLTSNSSSSDSKIEALKHLTRLSMRDSAFRRRLAESGAVPAVLAAVDDPSLQEKALPLLLNLTLDDDSKVGLVAEGVVARVVAVLLHAPSPDCRAVAATIVTSLAVVEVNKATIGAFPAAIAALVAILRDGGKGRERKEAATALYALCSFPDNRRRAVSCGAVPILLTNVGIGLERCVEVIGVLAKCKEGREQMECYDGCVQILVNVLRNGSSRGIQYALFALTSVCSYSQRMVMVALEEGGLEASLGFVEDDNEKVRRNACNFIKVLRFNHSRVR comes from the coding sequence ATGGCGACCCATCTCCCCGACTACTTCAAGTGTCCAATCTCCCTGGAAATAATGTCGGACCCTGTCATCCTCTCTTCGGGTCACACCTTCGACCGTTCCTCAATTCAACGTTGGCTCGATGCGGGTCACCGAACATGTCCAATTACCAAACTACCCCTTCCCGACCACCCCTCCCTCATCCCCAACCACGCGCTGCGAAGCTTAATCTCCAACTACACATTCCTCTCCCCTCTCCACCAAACAATTTCCCAACCCGAAACCCTAATTTCAACCCTCACTTCCAATTCTTCATCCTCCGATTCCAAAATTGAGGCCCTTAAGCACCTCACGCGCTTATCGATGCGCGATTCGGCGTTCCGCCGGAGGCTGGCGGAGTCCGGTGCCGTCCCCGCCGTTCTCGCCGCCGTGGACGACCCGAGCCTCCAGGAGAAGGCGCTCCCCCTGCTCCTCAACCTCACCCTCGACGACGACTCGAAAGTCGGCCTCGTCGCCGAGGGCGTGGTCGCGCGAGTGGTAGCGGTGCTCCTCCACGCGCCGTCCCCGGACTGCCGCGCCGTCGCGGCGACCATCGTCACGAGCCTCGCGGTCGTGGAGGTGAACAAGGCCACCATCGGCGCGTTCCCGGCGGCGATCGCGGCGCTCGTGGCGATCCTCCGCGACGGGGGCAAGGGGCGGGAGCGGAAGGAGGCTGCCACCGCGCTCTACGCGCTCTGCTCCTTTCCGGACAACCGGAGAAGAGCCGTGAGCTGCGGTGCGGTGCCGATTCTCCTCACAAACGTCGGAATTGGACTCGAACGGTGTGTTGAGGTGATCGGCGTTTTGGCGAAGTGCAAAGAAGGGAGGGAGCAAATGGAATGTTATGACGGTTGTGTTCAGATTCTGGTTAACGTTTTGAGGAACGGAAGCTCGAGGGGGATTCAATATGCGCTCTTTGCACTCACTTCGGTTTGTTCTTATAGCCAAAGAATGGTTATGGTGGCTCTGGAAGAAGGGGGTCTAGAAGCTTCTCTTGGGTTTGTGGAAGATGATAATGAGAAAGTGAGGAGGAATGCATGTAATTTCATTAAGGTTCTGCGTTTCAACCACAGTAGGGTGAGGTGA